CCTCTAGTTGAACAAAATAGTTCTGTTAGAAAATAACACGCAACGCAATCATAGAAAATGGAAAAACGAACCCAGAAATATGTCATTGCTTTCTCAAATAATAACTAGCTTGCCAAGTATCTATTCTTAAGTTATGTGTAAAGTATTGAAACTGTTTAATATATcgtttttattactattatgcttgtttttttaataaaaaaatgaaaaaacaaaCTGTACAAGTTcagtcccccccccccccctaatGAGAactcctggctccgccactgtgTATTGTGATGTGTGTATGTATACTTATTAGGTTTCCAAGATGAGAAAGTTCTCAAACTTTGACCTTGAATGCTGCAGCAAAAAGACATTTTGGGACAGGGTTCCTTTACATTCTGGGAATCTTCTCTGAAACCAGACAGAAATGATTACAAATTGAAGAGTTTGCTGTGAAGGCTGATGAATACTTCGACTCTCGATGATAAGAAAGAAACTGAATTGGGGAATTTTCATAGCTGCAACTCAATTCACTTTTGGTACAGGTATGTATGATCTATACACATTCAACCTTTGAGTGATGCCAGCTGTCATGTTATGTATCTGACAAACTAACAAGATTCCTAACCATCTTAACCTCCTAAACTGATGATTCCCCGAATATTAACATTAGTTTTCTCAAAAAGGCTCATCACATCTGTGTGGGCATAATGAAGCAAATGGCTTCTGTTTTGCTCTCTGAGCTCTATGTTGCTTGGACTCAGGTGCAGGTGTCGGACACGGGTGCGGGGATGTTATCCCGGCTGCTAAGTTTTCCAGATTTAGGATACGTGGACACAGGAAAAAAGGATCCGCAATTAGGAGACTGGTGCAGGTACATGTTTGAGCAATTTGTATTAGATTTTGTTTTCATGTAATagataataaagaaaaaacatTTGATAAAGTACTTAGCATCAAGTTTCTTTGATCATTGTATCTCAACACTTGAAAGTTTGAAGTTACTTAAAtgcaggattttttttttccattttttagaAGACGGGCCATTTTTACAATTTAGCAAAAGTTCAAgatattttttttgcattttttaaagtttaagcCATTTTTTCAAATCGCTTCAAAATTCGACCCATAAGCTACAATTAGCCcatctaaaaatatttttggtcTTTGTCAAATAGTTAGTTGAAATGTATCCAAATATGAGTGCGCATGTGAACGTGATTGCTTGTTCAAACGCACACCAATCTTGAATGTTCCTTTCTTTCaacttaaaaaatattatttccgCTGCCTGCTTTATAGTATTACTTTTCCATTGGCTTCAATAATTGAGAATGTGATTTCTGATATATATTTAATGCCATTGACTTATCAGCAAAAGTAGCCACTGACATAATTTAAGATGGCAGTTTAATGGCCATTGCTCACAATTATTGAAATAGTTGATTTGCAATTCCGTCAAAATCCTCccgccgctgccgctgccgccgccaccaGCTATCGTGCTATGGCAGCTTATGGTGCAGCGACTTCTCTCAAGAATACAATTCAGCGTATTCTACAATCGTCTCGCATTTCCCTCGTTTCCCACTCTCCAGAAATCTTACTACCCGCCTATGATGAGATGGATCGCTTGCAGAGAGTTCTGCTATTATTGGACAACACCAGCTACAGCAAGATCAGGACGAAGGTGAATGCTGCGGATGAACGAATCAAAGAAGCAGTTTGGGAATTCGAAGATTTACTTGAATCCAGTATCTTACATCACATTCTTCCACAACTCGAAAGCAGATCGGGTGGCGAGAAAGACACCTTGTCACTCTCTGTAGATCTGCAGAGTCTGCAACATAGCGTTGGTGGCTTCGTCGAGATGGTGAAGATGATGAAGGTGGAGTACGTCATTGAATTGGAGAGTATGCCAGAAGAAGAAGGCGAGCCTATTTCctcaagaatttattttggtggAATCAAGTCAAAGATGGTCGGATTATCCGATCATTTTGAAAAAGCCAAAGATCATCTTCTTGAAGAAAATAACAAGAAACCCTATTCAATTATGGGGATGGCAGGCGTTGGAAAGACAACTCTTGCTAAGCGTATTTTTGAAGATCCATCTATCCAGAGACATTTCGAGTTTCGAGCATGGGTCAAAGTAGGAAGAAAATGTGAATCTGATGAACTATTACGATGCATTCTAGCTCAAGTCGATCCTAGCTCTTACCCAGTGCTTACCCAAGAAGATGTTGATGAGGAGGAAATAGTTGAACTCTTGAGAGAAAGATTAAAGGGTAAGAAATGTCTCATTGTGTTGGATGATGTATGGGACAAAGAAGTAGATTGCTTGACAAATTGCTTGCGAGAAAAGAATATTGTTGGAATGATTCGATTCTTACTTACAAGTAGACAACAAACAATATACACGGAGGATGGGTACCAAAGAGTGCGCTTGTTGAATGTTGAAGAAAGTAAGGAATTACTTGGTGAGAAGGTGTTTGGCGAAGATGGTTTCCCACTTCAACTTGCAGAATTGGGAGAGAAGATTGCCAAGAAATGTGAAGGTCTTCCTCTTATGATAGTCACGGTTGCAGAGCTCCTATCAAAAGCCGACAAGACCCCAGAATATTGGACTGAGGTACTCAAACAACATAGTCCACTCTTCATGGatgcatataatcaaatatcagaGGTACTTTTTCCAAGCTATGACTACTTACCCCAACATTTAAAAATGTTTTTTCTCTATATGGGAGCTTTCCGTCCATATCTTGATATCCATCCACTCCAGATCAAAACTCTGTTGAGTGTTGAGGGATTTCTTGAACCGATTGGTTTAGAAAGTTTTGAAGATTTTTCCAATACATGCTTGAGAAAGCTTCTTATGTGGTATCATCTTGTTCTCGACACAACAACTTGTTGGTGGGAGGGAAAGTTTCGCGTGCATTCTTGCTGGCAATACTTGTGTAAGGTAGAAGCTAGTAGGATCAAGTTTGTGCATGTCTTACAAAGTTGTGATGATGTTATAAAAGACCAACGCCGGTTGAGTGCCCATTGGAATAGTTTATTATGCTTCAAACAAGTGTATGATTCAATAAAAAGTGATTGTGCATCCACTGTCCGTTCTCTCCTTTGTTTGGGTCCTTATCACCAATATCCAGTCCCAATACATGAAATGGGTTTCAAGTTGCTTAGGGTACTACATGCTATTCGTGTCCGATTTTATCATATCccaattgaaattttgaaactaGTTTGTCTGCGATACCTTTCTCTAAGTTGCAACGGCGAGCTCCCTCCTTCCATATCCAACCTTTTTCACCTTCAATTCTTGATTATTGATAGACATATGACCATTAAAAAGCGTGGTGTTCAGTCATATATGCCTGTGCAAATTTGGGACATGCAAGAACTAGAGCATCTTGAGATTTGGGGAAAGGACCTACCAACCCCTAATTCTGATGCTACCTTGAACAAACTCATCACGCTTAATGGTGTGAGTGCAAACAGTTGTACAAGGGAAGTTCTCAAAAGAATTCCTAATTTAAAGTCATTAGGGATTGATCTGGAGTTGAAACCttatgacgatgatgatgatgaaagaAATCCATTGAGTTGCTTGGGTTATATATCACAACTTCTGAATTTGGacagacttgaatattgggtcATAAATCCCGAGATAAAGTATGAGTGCAATACGATTTCTCATTCAATGTTTCCATCAAGTCTCAAAGTTTTAAGTTTGAGAGGGTTGGGGTATCCTTGGAAGTGTATGAATGACATTGGTTCAATGCTGCCAAATCTCGAGGCCCTCTCATTAGAATGCTATGCCTTTCAAGGCCCAAACTGGGAAGTAGAATCAGGGGGTTTCTTGAAACTTACTAGTCTTCGAATTGAAGACACCGATTTAGTGCAATGGAGACCTCAACGTGGAAGCTTCCCGAAGCTTCGTAGACTAAGCTTGCAACATTGTTACAAATTACAACAACTCGATTGGCCATGTGATCACTCTTGGATCACGACCATTGAATTAGTCGACTGCAATCCGTTAGTTGTCGCTTGTGCCAATCAATTAAAAgacatgtttttctttgaactTACTGTTGATTCTTCTTTTTGAGCGCAAGTCACTTTGCAACTTGCCTAACAGGTTAGGTTCGTCTTTTCCCACTTTGCAATTTGGTTTTGCTGGATTTTTAGTCGTTTGATTTCTTGCTACTTTCATGTGGTTTATGTTCTGACATATTGGTTATTTGGAGTTTCTCTAATGTATATATGCAAGCCTTATACTATGTATTTTCGAATAGTTACtgttgaagaaaaatttcaGCTGCATATACAGTAACAAAATAGATATTTTGATATATTCTCTTATTTACATACACAAAATCTCTATGAAATCAAGCATATATACTAACCTTCATATATCTCGACATTCTTGGAGTCAAACCTTCTAACAAGCACCAACAATCCacagagaaaccctaatcccaTCAAAATGCTGATGCTGATAAACAAATCATCAACACCAGAAACATCCAAACCAGAAAGAAGATCTTCAATCCATCTCCATCTCCGACCACCCACAGCCTTCCCTCTCGTTTCATCGCGCCGCTTTTTAATGCCCATCTTGTACTGATGCATCATCCATTTCCAGAGCTTGAGATTTTCCAGTAATCTCAAGAAAAGATCCGCGACCACTACTACTACTACCACTACGACAAAACCCGAGAAGTTCAAGCCTTGGATCGTGACACAGTCGATGAACGGGCCGAGGAGGCCGAGGAGGCGGCCGGAGGCCGGCTCAGCCTTATGGCGTGTGGAGATGGGGCTTTTGTTGTTGGTCTTTCCGGCCATGATCTTACCTTTAATGACTCCATTATTATATATTTGACGATTTGCTTCTTTCATATGCATGAACATCTGTTTCTTCAACGAGTTGTGAGATGAATTCTTGGACAGTTTATCGTGAGGCTGTGTGGCCATGATTTTGCTCCAGTGTAGCACGGTCTCCATATGAGTAtagttttagagagagagagagagagagttggtgAGGTAAATTATGAAGTGGATAAAATGTTGAAGGAAGAAACAATGGAGGCTGCAAGTCTGTACGATGTTTTGCTTTGGAATTGCAGGAAATTGAGATCTTGGAGTGTTCGCTTCTGCATATGAAGACACTAGTGCTTTGGTGTCTTTTATAATTTGTCTGAAATTATGCattatatatttagaagaatatattaattaattagattaaattactataaaaatgtTTTAATTAACTACATTACCTTAtctaaaatatatttgatatgtaTCTGAAACTCATTTGAGTCAAATAGAAcaaatttctaattaaaattttaaatataataaatattatatttatattttttttatttttgtcaaataaaataatattaattatacatACATTGCACTCTTTCAGCtaatgaaataaaaaagaatgaataaaagaaaattcggCCCAAGAGAGCCTCTCTAATACCAATTAATGGTCTTTTGGACCTGTAGACAATCCAATAAATAGTTGGCCCAACAAAGcccttaaataaataaaaagaacttCTTAATTGATTAGTTAACCATCCACTTTGCCATATCAAAGTTGACGTGGCACATGATCAGCTCTAATTTGGCAAGTTAAATTAGGAGAAAATttgcaaaaaatataagtttgtTTATTTTGGAGAAGaaactaatttaaaatctgcaaaaatttgtaataatttaagacaattaattaaccataagggtgcgtttatttggttgtaaaatttacATAGGAAAaagatggataagaaaatatgagaaaatattatctcgtttttctttttctttttttatcatatgtttactagagatgaaatgatgagaaaatattggaaaatattCACATCCCTAGCTACCTTAGGATAATATATATCGTCCCCAAAATTAGAGAGAAAAGGAGCGAAAAGGGGTTGCCGAGAAAATATTCCATCCTGCCCGGAgaaatttttttatcatagtaaacatgtgacAATGATGGAAAATAGGTGACAATATTCATTTTCTCGTTTTTTTCATCGAAGTAAACACAACCTAATAATAATTTGTATGCATGCCTATGCTTGTTTGATAGCGGTCAAAGTAGAAAACATAAAATTACCTTTGATAAATTCCGTGTCAATTCTAGAAGATAGAAAAATAAACTATTGCGAATTTTATGATGGTGGAAGGTTTGAATTATGcagctaattttttttttttttttaaaaagtcgtgttcgtttttttttttttttaagtcgtGTTTGTTCCATTCTAAGttgttagaaaaaaaaaaattaaaaaagaggGTTAGCTGTACGTAGTCTTGACAAATTAACAATGAATCAAACGAGGTTGTTATGTTGATAAGAAAAGGAATTAATTTATACGTCGCCTCGTAGTGATAAGGTAATAAAACAAAACAAGGCTGTTAtggaatatttaattaattattattagtaaGTAACATGCTCATTTCTAAGTTTGTTGCATGCAGTAGTTGACTAATTACAAAATCAATAAGTTTTAGTAGTCCATTTTATTGTTTCATCTGAAACCAAAAAAATGTCTATCATAGTGTGCGTGTTAGTCAAGCGATAGAGTGATTAATGCTAAGATAAAAGATTTTGGGTTCAAGATCACCGTGACGtagtctttaaatttctttagtTAATActcttaatctttttttttagaaaaatgtaTAAAGTTAGACAATCTATAGTTATACATTTGTATTGTTTtcttaaatttgatttgcctattagATCCATactgtatatatatttaattcaaGAGCAGTAGTATGATATTAATATACTATATTTATCTATTTGTCTTTTACTAGTAATATTTAACATTGTATATTCAAATTCTAAAAACAATGtagtaatttaataaaataaatatatgtgtttCAAATATTTGGCATAATATACAAATCCTTTTGTGAATTTTAGATTTTCAAAACTGTGATAAGATTATCTATTTTTTACAtatatacttattatatattcaatattaatattttgacGTCCATCATGCTATTGATGTAAAATgctcaaaaatatttttaatctcctatcatTGGtcatgtgtgcgtgtgttgaccTAGTGGTATTTTGACGTCCATCATGCTATTGTGAATTTTAGATTTTCAAAACTGTGAGATGATGCCCCTCGTGATGTAAgcttattaattaaattaagaatTAGTTATATATAGTTGTGTGCGTGCGTTGACCTAGTGGTAATTAATGCCAAGATCTGAGATCTTGGATTAGAGTACGTCGGCCGGTGCGCATATATTTTCCACTTGAACATTAAAtcgagaaaatatattttcggTCACCAGAGCAACGTCGATCACAACCAGAATCTGGCCGaacaccgacggaatattccgtcggtaagaATCAAAATTTCGTCGGTAAATGgagataccgacggattaccgacggatttcACCCGTCGTGAAAACGCTCGTCGGTAAatgatttaccgacggattttttCTGTCCGTCGGTggataccgacggattaccgacggacgTCGCCGTCGGTAAGGCTCCGGCGCCGGCGTTGGCCGTGGTAGGTGGCgcgtttaccgacggattaccgacggaattttccgtcggtaaattatttttaatttttaaattttaattttaattttttttttatcaacctatcttcgtattctacaagtatttcgtatttctaatgtattttgaacttaattgcatatgatttggccaacttcccagtgggtcacccatcttactagtgctctgagtcaagcacgcttaaccttgaagtttctttcgaGTGGTCGCCAATagagaacacgcgtattattgatataactagcacctattaattcatttaaactctatttcaatatacaatatcatttattcataaccttagaatatgtcgagatgatatctaagacttgtggtgccggcgaaaaaatgacggtaaatatatgatcgaatttaagataataaaaaaaattaatattgtcgtttattaaaaagagaaaatattattgctaaaaataactatcaattttaaaatattttcaataatttaaaaataataataatatagaaaattaatttaaaataatttaaaaaaaataaataataaataataataaaaaataaaaaataaaatcgattTTATGTTCAACTGGATAATATATTCAtgtaatttttcaaaataaataagaatacaCATCAAATTCAGACCTTCCATGCATGTCACTAAAAATATAAGCTCAAGTGTATGTGAGTTGACTTAGTGGTAGGTGATTAATGCCCAAGGCTTAAGGTTCTGGGTTCGAGTCCACCGTGGTGCTGTCttcaaaatttctttatttacaatCCAACCTAAGAGTCGAGTCATACACAATAATTAATCCtaaaaataaagaactccatgaAGCGATCTCATCACTGGCCTATTAATGCATATGTATTATTATAGATATTAATTTGGATCCGATCTGAGATTAGttagttaattatataattttcatcCATGCTTACGTACATATTGAAACGTCATCTCACATGGATTTATCCCTATATAATGCCTTCATTTTCTTGATCAAAAATCACCcagaaaatcaaacaaaacatacatagagagagagagagaatggcaTATCGTGCTACTGCATCAACCAAGAAACTAGTTTCCTCTTCGGATGAGACGGCTCTAAGAAAGAAAGTTCTAGAACTTCATGCTAATGACGTCATCGAGTTCGATGACGAATCTCTTCTTGCCTCAATCGAAGGTATCCTCAATCATGTCATGCCGGGAGACGACGCCCCTCGTGATGTAAGTTTGTTAATTTATCCTttttaatctttaattttatcaattcattttttttaaggtAGTTTAGATTTTACAAGTGTCGCCATTATACAGGATCAGGGTCTGACAGACGAGGCCGGCAAGCTCCGGAGAATCATAGCCCCACCGGGGCCCGACGGCCTTCTCGACACCTTACCCTATCTGTTACATCAGATCACCTGTGTGGTTGGAATTCGAATCTTTTTATATTACttaattatacatttttttcatttttttattaataattattgttgttgttgtcgttattattttcttttctttttttcttttttggatttaGTTGAATTGCAAGTGCTCGGGCGGGGATGGCCATGCCTCAGCACTGGAAATTCTGCAACTGCTTGAACACTACAAATGGGAGGCTAAAATCGTGATAATTTTAGCATCTTTTGTAGTCGAATACGGCCAATACAACCTCGTGGCGAGGCTCTACAAGAGCGATCCGCTCGCGAAATTAGTCGCGATGCTCAAGCAAATACCCGACGAGAGTGATGAGATTTTTGCATCGATGAAATCCAAATTCGAGACTATTATAAACCTAGTGAAAGTGTCGATTGAGGTGACGAGGTTCATTGCTAAATTTGGTTGCTTTCCATCAAAATACATATCAAATGATGCAGAACCGATGGTTATGGCATCGAATCAAATCCCAATTGCTGTGTATTGGATGACAAGAGTCGTCGTCGCCTGCGCATCTGAGTATGCAGAAATTGTTGGCAAGAGTGAAGtgtaagttattattattattattattattattgttattattattattattaacttgTAAATTTTGCAGAACAAGTTCATACACAGAAACATGGAGCGTTACCACCTTGCATCAGAAGATCACTACAATACAAACCTCATTCCAGACACATTATGATGCCTGCAGCATACACATAGGTgacataaataattttattgaaaaataataattctaaaGATCGCGTAACAGTAAACTTGAACCTTTTAGAGCTTTGGCCTCGGGCATGCATTAACCACTTTTCACTAAACCAACACACGATTTTTAGTGTCTCACACAATTAAATTTCTTAGAATTTTTctcatcttcaacttcaatttCTTGTAATTTTTACTCAAATTTTACAGTTCTTAGTTAAGATATATTCATTATATCCAACGAGGGTTCATAATATTTTCTCAgcaattaatttttaattagtcaATAGATCAgatcaggggcggagccagggggggggggggggctagggggggctagagccccccccaaattttgatttttttttttttttttttttttttttttttttttttataatatgtctaaaaatgttgttattattattattattattatatttgtattttagtaaaaaaatgtctaaaatgtattgaatgcccccaaaatttttttagtaaatgttgaactatattatctatgaaaatgttgttattattattattatatttgtattttagtaaaaaatgtctaaatgtattgaatgcccccaaaaatttttttagtaaatgttttgaactatattatctatgaaaatgttgttattattattattattattatatttgtattttagtaaaaaatgtctaaaatgtattgaatgcccccaaaaaaaattttagtaaatgttttgaactatattataaatgaaaatgttgttattattattattattatatttgtattttagtaaaaaatgtctaaaatgtattgaatgctccaaaaaaaaaaatttagtaaatgttttgaactatattatctataaaaatgttgttattattatgattatatttgtattttagtaaaaaatgtctaaaatgtattgaatgccccccaaaaaaaattccgGGGGCGagcccccccccaaaaaaattcctggctccgcccctggatCAGATgctaatattttatatatattgtaaagGTCACAGTATTTTCTTAAATGAGAGTTACAATATGATATTTGACCTGTTAATTATACATGAAAAATGTTAACTAATTAAGCACAGATATGTATATGAGGATTAATTAT
The genomic region above belongs to Salvia miltiorrhiza cultivar Shanhuang (shh) chromosome 5, IMPLAD_Smil_shh, whole genome shotgun sequence and contains:
- the LOC131026545 gene encoding putative late blight resistance protein homolog R1A-10 isoform X2, encoding MAAYGAATSLKNTIQRILQSSRISLVSHSPEILLPAYDEMDRLQRVLLLLDNTSYSKIRTKVNAADERIKEAVWEFEDLLESSILHHILPQLESRSGGEKDTLSLSVDLQSLQHSVGGFVEMVKMMKVEYVIELESMPEEEGEPISSRIYFGGIKSKMVGLSDHFEKAKDHLLEENNKKPYSIMGMAGVGKTTLAKRIFEDPSIQRHFEFRAWVKVGRKCESDELLRCILAQVDPSSYPVLTQEDVDEEEIVELLRERLKGKKCLIVLDDVWDKEVDCLTNCLREKNIVGMIRFLLTSRQQTIYTEDGYQRVRLLNVEESKELLGEKVFGEDGFPLQLAELGEKIAKKCEGLPLMIVTVAELLSKADKTPEYWTEVLKQHSPLFMDAYNQISEVLFPSYDYLPQHLKMFFLYMGAFRPYLDIHPLQIKTLLSVEGFLEPIGLESFEDFSNTCLRKLLMWYHLVLDTTTCWWEGKFRVHSCWQYLCKVEASRIKFVHVLQSCDDVIKDQRRLSAHWNSLLCFKQVYDSIKSDCASTVRSLLCLGPYHQYPVPIHEMGFKLLRVLHAIRVRFYHIPIEILKLVCLRYLSLSCNGELPPSISNLFHLQFLIIDRHMTIKKRGVQSYMPVQIWDMQELEHLEIWGKDLPTPNSDATLNKLITLNGVSANSCTREVLKRIPNLKSLGIDLELKPYDDDDDERNPLSCLGYISQLLNLDRLEYWVINPEIKYECNTISHSMFPSSLKVLSLRGLGYPWKCMNDIGSMLPNLEALSLECYAFQGPNWEVESGGFLKLTSLRIEDTDLVQWRPQRGSFPKLRRLSLQHCYKLQQLDWPCDHSWITTIELVDCNPLVVACANQLKDMFFFELTVDSSF